In Deinococcus puniceus, one genomic interval encodes:
- a CDS encoding transglycosylase domain-containing protein yields the protein MIFVLRFLKFLTSLLIAALVAGAGVAATYASKWARELPDYRELDSLTRSLGAETRVFARDNTSLGSLIPKIGEQAISRTLVTLDEISPFMVAALISNEDRRFFEHYGLDPYGLARQFQRLARGDEVQGGSTLTNQLVKNTLLLEEYNQARTPDRKLKEWMLSVQVERSFTKEEILQNYLNTIYWGDGGPVELYGIYAASQAYFRTTPKRLSLAQSVYLTVLVPSAGRYFNYEQVRPLMKVVLARMVEDQWVTQAQADAAWQEKLQPRGWQVVYAASGDVKTAKLVDRTAKELKAVTTTRAPHFMGQVEGELVRRFGREKVYGSGGLRVYTTLDPKVQNAVETASREATGLPPGATLGATILDPYSGEVLGMIGQKLVGNAPPDDWNNAAQGQRQIGSTIKPLLYTTALSTGLTQDHREDDKPVSYPCIGCKDGVYEPENFEGATTYRSMTIREALDRSLNLVTVRLADRIGLQTFFGKLRELGVPPNDGTGLAAALGAVETTPVKMAAAYAPFVNGGLYRAPRYLTRVTTARGEVLYDAGTTPIKPKRVWTPQVAYLGLDMINGVVNDLTERLGGLATKAKFGEWPVAGKTGTSNGPKDFWFVGTTPLYTGAVWVGKQQGGEMPVNFFSGYVNAPIWRRMMEVAHAGKTVTQYVEPPGILTADAPDPGYLPGVKIALLDPNYRDAANTQIQPDAPLPTVYRETTFAPGGEDPRTVMIDIDRTTGRLATEFTPPSNIVQRRVYIEELPGYAPDPNPAPLRDEKPDPAALKAVKAQSSTLAPTTP from the coding sequence CCGCGACCTATGCCAGCAAGTGGGCACGCGAACTGCCCGACTACCGCGAACTCGATTCCCTGACCCGTTCTCTGGGGGCAGAAACGCGGGTCTTTGCCCGCGACAACACCTCTCTGGGCAGCCTGATTCCCAAAATCGGGGAGCAGGCCATCAGCCGAACCCTAGTGACGCTCGATGAAATCAGCCCGTTTATGGTGGCGGCCCTGATCTCTAACGAAGATCGGCGGTTCTTCGAGCATTACGGCCTTGACCCCTACGGGCTGGCACGGCAATTTCAGCGACTGGCACGCGGTGACGAGGTTCAGGGCGGCAGCACGCTGACCAACCAACTCGTGAAGAACACGCTGTTGCTGGAGGAATACAATCAGGCCCGCACGCCTGACCGCAAGCTGAAAGAATGGATGCTGAGCGTGCAGGTGGAGCGCAGCTTTACCAAAGAAGAGATTCTTCAAAACTACCTGAACACCATTTATTGGGGCGACGGCGGCCCGGTGGAGTTGTACGGCATCTACGCGGCGTCTCAGGCGTATTTCCGCACCACGCCCAAGCGCCTGTCGCTGGCCCAGAGTGTGTACCTGACGGTTTTGGTGCCCAGCGCAGGCCGATACTTCAATTATGAACAAGTCCGCCCGCTGATGAAAGTGGTGCTGGCCCGCATGGTGGAAGACCAGTGGGTCACTCAGGCGCAGGCCGACGCCGCGTGGCAGGAAAAACTACAGCCGCGTGGCTGGCAAGTGGTGTATGCCGCGTCCGGCGACGTGAAGACGGCCAAACTGGTAGACCGCACCGCCAAGGAACTGAAAGCCGTGACCACCACCCGCGCACCGCATTTTATGGGACAGGTGGAGGGCGAACTCGTGCGCCGCTTCGGACGCGAGAAGGTGTACGGCAGCGGCGGCCTGCGCGTGTATACCACGCTCGATCCCAAAGTTCAGAATGCGGTGGAAACGGCCAGCCGGGAAGCCACCGGCTTGCCCCCCGGCGCGACGTTGGGCGCGACCATCCTTGACCCCTATAGCGGGGAAGTGCTGGGCATGATCGGGCAAAAGCTTGTCGGCAACGCGCCGCCCGACGACTGGAACAACGCCGCGCAGGGCCAGCGCCAGATCGGTTCCACCATCAAGCCGCTGCTGTATACCACCGCCCTCAGTACCGGACTGACCCAGGATCACCGCGAAGACGACAAACCGGTGTCCTACCCGTGCATCGGCTGTAAAGACGGCGTGTACGAACCGGAAAACTTCGAGGGCGCGACCACTTACCGCTCCATGACCATTCGGGAAGCCCTTGACCGCTCGCTGAACTTGGTCACGGTGCGCCTCGCAGACCGGATCGGCCTTCAGACCTTTTTCGGCAAGCTGCGCGAATTGGGAGTGCCGCCCAACGACGGAACCGGGCTGGCTGCCGCGCTGGGCGCAGTGGAAACCACTCCGGTGAAGATGGCAGCGGCCTACGCTCCCTTCGTCAACGGCGGCCTGTACCGTGCGCCACGCTACCTGACGCGCGTGACCACTGCACGCGGCGAAGTCCTGTACGACGCCGGAACCACTCCCATCAAGCCCAAGCGCGTCTGGACTCCGCAGGTGGCGTATCTGGGCCTAGACATGATCAACGGCGTGGTAAACGACCTGACCGAGCGACTAGGCGGGCTGGCGACCAAGGCCAAGTTCGGAGAGTGGCCGGTGGCAGGCAAAACGGGAACGAGTAACGGCCCCAAGGATTTCTGGTTCGTGGGCACCACCCCCCTCTACACCGGAGCCGTCTGGGTGGGCAAGCAGCAGGGCGGCGAAATGCCGGTCAACTTCTTTTCCGGTTACGTGAACGCCCCGATCTGGCGGCGGATGATGGAAGTGGCGCACGCGGGCAAGACGGTGACGCAGTACGTGGAGCCTCCCGGCATTCTGACGGCGGACGCGCCCGACCCCGGCTACTTGCCCGGCGTCAAGATCGCGCTGCTCGACCCCAACTACCGCGACGCCGCCAACACCCAGATTCAGCCCGACGCGCCCCTCCCCACCGTGTACCGCGAAACCACCTTTGCACCGGGCGGAGAAGACCCCCGCACGGTCATGATCGACATAGACCGCACGACGGGCAGGCTGGCCACCGAATTCACGCCCCCCAGCAACATCGTGCAGCGGCGCGTGTACATAGAGGAATTGCCCGGTTATGCGCCCGACCCGAATCCGGCTCCCCTGCGCGACGAAAAGCCCGACCCGGCGGCCCTGAAAGCGGTGAAGGCTCAGTCCAGCACGCTGGCCCCCACTACACCCTAG